The following coding sequences are from one Pusillimonas sp. DMV24BSW_D window:
- a CDS encoding TRAP transporter permease, with protein sequence MSSSPRSAIADIPRSVFWVALAFSAFQIYMAAFHPLSSLVIRAIHVGFVVLLIFMLEPVATSRGGRFFSWALGGIAFVFSLYHWVFESDLTARAGMLTPTDTLVGVVLLILVFEAARRMMGWALPFICGLFLLYGLFGEYLPGMLQHRGYGFDQIIGTLSFGTEGIYGTPTYVSSTYIFLFILFGAFLEQAGMITLFTNFAMGMVGHTRGGPAKVSVISSGFMGTINGSGVANVVTTGQFTIPLMKRFGYAPAFAGGVEATSSMGGQIMPPVMGAVAFIMAETLNVPYIDICKAALIPALLYFVTIFWTVHLEAGRKGLHGLDKKDCPDPWAALKERWYLLLPLLGLIALLFSGYTPMFSGTIGLALTVVLIFGAAIVQGISRQSARYLFWVLLAFACGGFLEFGVITFFVVTAMLVALLLIGRKETNALRLAVEALVMGARHALPVAIACALVGVIIGIINLTGVATTLGGYIISIGQGNLFLALLLTMLTCLILGMGIPTIPNYILTSSLAAPILLELGVPLIVSHMFVFYFGIMADLTPPVALACFAASPIAKAPGLQISVQALRVAVAGFIMPYMAVYAPALMLQGDGGATAVMYIVVKALLAIGLWGAGAIGYLFGPLGWLSRVIAISAAALLVVAAPITDEIGITLCVGFIIWHAWRHPEKRMHPESE encoded by the coding sequence ATGAGTTCCTCTCCCCGGTCCGCTATTGCTGATATCCCGCGCAGCGTGTTCTGGGTTGCGCTGGCGTTTTCGGCGTTCCAAATCTACATGGCGGCCTTCCACCCGTTATCCAGCCTGGTCATACGGGCAATACACGTTGGGTTTGTTGTACTGCTTATTTTCATGCTGGAGCCGGTCGCCACCTCACGGGGCGGCCGTTTCTTCAGTTGGGCTTTGGGTGGCATTGCATTCGTTTTCAGTCTGTATCACTGGGTCTTTGAAAGCGACTTAACGGCGCGTGCCGGCATGCTTACGCCCACGGATACCTTAGTGGGCGTTGTGCTACTGATATTGGTTTTTGAAGCGGCCCGGCGCATGATGGGGTGGGCACTGCCTTTTATTTGCGGCCTGTTTCTTCTGTATGGCCTATTCGGTGAATACTTGCCCGGCATGCTGCAACACCGGGGCTACGGGTTCGACCAAATCATCGGAACATTAAGTTTTGGTACGGAAGGCATTTACGGCACGCCCACATACGTGTCGTCCACCTACATTTTCCTGTTCATTCTGTTTGGTGCGTTTCTTGAGCAAGCGGGCATGATTACGCTATTTACCAACTTTGCCATGGGCATGGTTGGGCATACGCGCGGCGGCCCGGCAAAAGTCTCCGTCATCAGCTCAGGCTTCATGGGCACCATTAATGGCTCCGGGGTGGCGAATGTTGTCACAACCGGGCAGTTCACTATTCCCTTAATGAAGCGCTTTGGCTATGCCCCTGCTTTTGCGGGCGGGGTCGAGGCCACCTCCAGCATGGGGGGGCAAATTATGCCGCCGGTCATGGGGGCTGTGGCGTTCATTATGGCTGAAACGCTGAACGTACCCTATATCGACATTTGCAAGGCGGCGCTTATTCCCGCACTTCTGTATTTTGTCACTATTTTCTGGACAGTCCACCTTGAGGCCGGGCGCAAAGGCCTGCATGGGTTAGACAAAAAAGACTGCCCCGATCCTTGGGCCGCGCTTAAAGAACGTTGGTATTTGCTGCTCCCCCTGCTGGGTTTGATCGCACTGTTATTTTCAGGCTATACCCCAATGTTTTCCGGCACCATTGGCCTTGCGCTTACCGTTGTCCTCATTTTCGGCGCGGCCATAGTACAAGGCATCAGCCGACAAAGTGCGCGTTATCTTTTCTGGGTACTGCTGGCCTTTGCGTGCGGGGGCTTCCTGGAGTTTGGTGTCATCACATTCTTCGTCGTAACGGCAATGCTGGTAGCGTTGTTGTTAATCGGCAGAAAAGAGACGAATGCCTTGCGCCTTGCCGTTGAAGCCCTGGTAATGGGCGCTCGTCATGCATTACCGGTTGCCATTGCCTGCGCTCTGGTCGGTGTCATTATCGGCATTATTAATTTAACTGGGGTGGCCACCACTTTAGGCGGATACATTATCAGCATCGGCCAAGGCAACTTGTTTTTAGCTTTGCTACTCACCATGCTGACTTGCCTGATTCTAGGGATGGGCATACCCACAATTCCCAATTACATTCTCACCAGCTCACTGGCCGCGCCCATTTTGCTTGAGTTGGGGGTGCCGCTCATTGTCTCGCACATGTTCGTCTTTTATTTCGGCATTATGGCCGACCTAACGCCGCCCGTGGCGTTGGCTTGCTTTGCCGCTTCGCCGATCGCCAAAGCACCTGGGCTGCAAATCAGTGTTCAGGCACTTCGTGTTGCCGTGGCTGGTTTCATCATGCCTTATATGGCCGTATATGCGCCGGCGCTTATGTTACAAGGAGACGGCGGCGCCACGGCAGTCATGTATATCGTAGTCAAAGCGTTACTGGCCATTGGGCTATGGGGAGCGGGTGCCATCGGCTATTTATTTGGCCCGCTGGGGTGGCTTAGCCGCGTTATCGCTATTTCGGCGGCCGCTTTACTGGTTGTGGCCGCCCCCATTACCGATGAGATCGGCATTACGCTTTGCGTTGGTTTTATTATCTGGCATGCGTGGCGTCACCCAGAAAAACGCATGCACCCGGAGTCGGAGTAA
- a CDS encoding DUF1850 domain-containing protein, with amino-acid sequence MSGVAVLGVCFALAGLPSLPPLFVPATEFTLAWTHSIEKVRWEEDYAVESFNNKLGARLVATQARIKGSAAGMEPPEEAVLHHGWYEYKPTKTYPSTLRLMRSKYVPDYRWCQKEQCLPLSAVMPSDGDVTLIYACTEHNTAQGE; translated from the coding sequence ATGTCGGGTGTTGCTGTACTTGGTGTCTGCTTTGCCCTGGCAGGTCTCCCTTCGTTACCACCCTTATTTGTGCCCGCTACGGAGTTCACACTTGCCTGGACCCACTCCATTGAAAAAGTAAGATGGGAAGAGGATTATGCCGTCGAATCATTCAATAACAAGCTAGGTGCCCGACTGGTGGCCACCCAGGCGCGTATAAAAGGATCCGCGGCGGGAATGGAACCGCCCGAAGAAGCGGTATTGCATCATGGCTGGTATGAATACAAACCAACGAAAACGTACCCTTCCACCCTACGCCTGATGCGTTCAAAATACGTGCCCGACTATCGTTGGTGCCAAAAAGAACAATGCCTGCCGCTTTCGGCGGTCATGCCCTCGGACGGCGACGTGACCCTGATTTATGCGTGTACAGAACATAACACCGCTCAAGGTGAATAA
- a CDS encoding RidA family protein gives MGAQTQAVMRNIEVALKAVSAGWGDVVRRTIYTLHPTEFEVITAAIESVWGSQEHPAQTIIGVTGLAVSGLLIEIDVTAAVTRLVM, from the coding sequence TTGGGCGCTCAAACCCAGGCGGTAATGCGCAATATAGAAGTGGCGTTGAAGGCAGTGAGCGCCGGTTGGGGCGATGTGGTGCGACGGACTATTTATACGCTTCACCCCACAGAGTTTGAAGTGATCACTGCGGCCATTGAATCGGTGTGGGGTAGTCAGGAACACCCCGCTCAAACGATTATTGGTGTAACTGGACTGGCGGTGTCGGGGTTACTGATTGAGATAGATGTGACGGCCGCGGTTACCCGGCTAGTAATGTGA
- a CDS encoding helix-turn-helix domain-containing protein has product MKAQKNTIAPTRSKRISAGRKSAPPQPAQISSDEIAVCERLKALRISSGLTLDALAERSGFTKGYLSKIENGKSAPPIASLARIARSMNQDLSYFFVDPTQPDDAIEAGADAKVSVVHRWERKPVVRGGTGFGYDYVSLAHKKAHKHMEPFIFTFPSEVDIDTYFEHPGEEFIYILAGEVEFEIKIDGHLRRWTLEPGDSIYFESSLPHRGRSPSGDAQALVVVMENNPDSEESEANS; this is encoded by the coding sequence ATGAAGGCACAGAAAAACACCATTGCCCCAACCCGCTCAAAACGCATTTCCGCCGGGCGCAAATCTGCCCCCCCGCAACCCGCCCAAATCAGCAGTGACGAAATCGCTGTATGCGAACGCCTGAAAGCGCTACGCATCAGCAGTGGGCTGACGCTCGACGCGCTCGCTGAACGGTCAGGCTTTACCAAAGGGTATCTGTCGAAAATAGAGAACGGAAAGAGTGCGCCCCCCATTGCCTCACTGGCGCGCATTGCCCGTTCAATGAACCAGGATTTAAGCTATTTCTTTGTTGATCCTACTCAACCCGACGATGCAATTGAGGCCGGTGCAGATGCCAAGGTATCCGTGGTGCATCGATGGGAACGCAAGCCGGTTGTGCGCGGCGGCACGGGCTTTGGCTATGATTACGTTAGCCTCGCGCACAAAAAGGCCCATAAACACATGGAGCCTTTTATTTTCACCTTCCCATCGGAAGTCGATATCGACACCTATTTCGAGCATCCCGGAGAAGAATTTATTTATATTCTTGCCGGCGAGGTTGAATTTGAAATAAAAATCGACGGGCACCTAAGACGCTGGACGCTTGAGCCGGGCGACAGCATTTACTTTGAGTCCAGCCTGCCACACCGGGGGCGCAGCCCCAGCGGAGACGCCCAGGCCTTGGTTGTCGTAATGGAAAATAATCCGGACTCCGAAGAGAGCGAAGCAAACTCTTAG
- the clcA gene encoding H(+)/Cl(-) exchange transporter ClcA, translated as MSNPDGRYADAVYFFIALVIGIAVGVVGGYFHLLIDWLSQWPQWLGSQLQGAARIAVGALVTMSVAVFCVFIVKRFAPEAGGSGVQEIEGAMEGKRVVRWQRVLPIKFFCGVLSISSGLVLGREGPTIHIGAAIAAGLSDKLRVLVQERKGLLAAGAGAGLACAFNAPVASMVFVAEEMRRQFPFSFRNYVAVGIACVVATVMTEWVGGVAPDLSMTLHGEGVSLPLLLAFVPLGVLLGAFGVLLNRGLLGAAQLATLCHARLPYAFPAGVGLVVGALLMVFPMAVTGGEHMIQRFNFDSPGLLMLLLLVVVRFFTSTASYASGVPGGIFAPILALAMCVGLACGTMVEILFPHAGVDPVAFGIAAMGGLFTASVHAPTVGIILVAELTGTYQLLLPLAITCLCAHICAKWLGGRPIYEALLERTLEQERLKVAGAQAEQ; from the coding sequence ATGTCTAATCCAGACGGCCGATATGCCGATGCAGTTTATTTCTTTATTGCTCTTGTTATCGGTATTGCCGTTGGTGTGGTGGGGGGCTACTTCCATCTACTGATTGATTGGCTTTCTCAGTGGCCGCAATGGTTGGGCAGCCAGTTGCAAGGGGCGGCGCGTATTGCCGTAGGTGCGCTGGTCACCATGAGTGTCGCCGTTTTCTGTGTTTTCATTGTTAAGCGATTCGCACCCGAAGCAGGCGGAAGTGGCGTTCAGGAAATTGAGGGCGCCATGGAGGGTAAACGGGTTGTGCGTTGGCAGCGCGTTCTGCCCATTAAGTTTTTCTGCGGCGTTTTGTCTATTTCATCCGGTCTTGTGTTGGGGCGTGAAGGCCCGACAATTCATATTGGCGCGGCTATTGCTGCCGGATTGTCCGATAAATTGCGTGTTTTGGTACAGGAACGCAAGGGGCTTCTGGCAGCCGGTGCAGGTGCCGGCTTGGCATGTGCATTCAACGCCCCGGTTGCTTCCATGGTGTTCGTGGCAGAAGAAATGCGTCGACAGTTTCCGTTCTCTTTTCGGAATTATGTCGCGGTTGGGATCGCTTGCGTTGTGGCTACTGTAATGACCGAGTGGGTGGGCGGTGTAGCGCCGGACTTAAGTATGACCTTGCATGGCGAAGGTGTGTCATTACCCCTGCTTTTGGCTTTCGTTCCATTAGGCGTTTTATTGGGCGCCTTTGGCGTTTTGTTGAATCGTGGTTTGTTGGGTGCGGCTCAGCTCGCCACACTTTGCCATGCTCGCCTGCCCTATGCTTTCCCTGCTGGTGTGGGCCTGGTTGTGGGTGCTTTGCTCATGGTATTTCCCATGGCGGTAACGGGGGGAGAGCACATGATTCAGCGTTTCAACTTCGATTCACCGGGTTTATTGATGTTGCTTCTGCTGGTGGTTGTCCGGTTTTTTACTTCGACTGCCAGTTATGCTTCCGGGGTGCCGGGTGGTATTTTTGCGCCTATTCTGGCATTGGCAATGTGCGTTGGCCTGGCTTGCGGCACCATGGTTGAAATACTGTTTCCTCATGCGGGAGTCGATCCGGTTGCGTTCGGCATTGCCGCCATGGGAGGTTTGTTTACTGCGTCGGTACACGCGCCCACGGTTGGCATTATTCTGGTGGCTGAGCTCACCGGAACGTACCAATTATTGTTGCCTTTGGCGATAACCTGCCTGTGTGCCCATATTTGCGCAAAATGGTTGGGTGGGCGGCCGATTTACGAAGCGCTGCTGGAGCGTACGCTGGAGCAGGAACGATTGAAAGTTGCCGGGGCACAAGCAGAGCAATGA
- a CDS encoding TRAP transporter substrate-binding protein codes for MMKALRYFVAALGSLLVSGAMASEVVALKFPHDLPENTIKARTIKLFAEKVDEYSNGTLRIDVYPGAQLVSSKDEIRAAIRGQVDIVAPLTSYYVPLDDRWEIFNQPGLFNSFEHSIKVFEGDIGQTLLKDLDQFKVRGIGLWNDGPGYIYTSGEPVVKPEDMEGRKIRVTPSAPLEEGVRVVGASPVSIQAPDVYLALQQGLVNGAITTVTLAASARWYEVLTGMTRVLQQHGGYAVVINQARWDKLSEDHRNALMKAMADAQKWNHDVSVSNSAAAEKTLVDNGVVIQEVDGEVLAQWRDKYKNVYESQSEPVRKLIAEIQSAAGQ; via the coding sequence ATGATGAAAGCTTTACGATATTTCGTTGCAGCATTGGGTAGCTTACTTGTCTCTGGCGCAATGGCAAGCGAAGTAGTTGCGCTCAAGTTTCCGCATGATCTTCCAGAAAACACGATTAAAGCCCGAACAATTAAATTGTTTGCGGAGAAGGTTGACGAGTATAGCAACGGTACGTTGCGTATTGATGTTTATCCGGGCGCGCAGTTGGTTTCTTCTAAAGATGAAATTCGTGCCGCAATTCGTGGTCAGGTTGATATTGTTGCTCCTTTAACTTCCTATTACGTGCCTTTGGATGATCGTTGGGAGATTTTCAATCAGCCCGGTTTGTTCAATTCTTTTGAGCACAGCATCAAGGTGTTCGAGGGTGATATCGGTCAAACACTGCTGAAAGATCTTGATCAATTCAAAGTTCGCGGTATTGGCTTGTGGAATGATGGTCCGGGTTATATCTATACCAGTGGCGAACCGGTGGTTAAGCCCGAAGATATGGAGGGTCGCAAGATTCGTGTAACGCCTTCGGCACCTCTTGAAGAGGGTGTGAGAGTTGTAGGCGCATCACCTGTATCCATTCAAGCTCCCGATGTTTATTTGGCCCTGCAGCAAGGGTTGGTGAACGGCGCCATTACCACTGTCACGCTGGCCGCATCCGCACGTTGGTACGAAGTTTTAACCGGCATGACCCGTGTATTGCAGCAACATGGCGGTTATGCCGTTGTTATTAACCAGGCACGCTGGGACAAATTGAGTGAAGATCATCGCAATGCGTTGATGAAAGCCATGGCCGACGCACAAAAATGGAATCACGACGTCTCGGTCTCGAACTCGGCTGCTGCCGAGAAAACCCTGGTGGATAATGGCGTTGTGATCCAAGAAGTTGATGGCGAAGTACTGGCGCAATGGCGGGATAAATACAAAAACGTTTATGAAAGTCAAAGTGAGCCGGTACGCAAGCTCATTGCCGAGATTCAAAGCGCTGCGGGTCAGTAA
- a CDS encoding TRAP transporter substrate-binding protein: protein MRKPVSWYLRTATLAVVTGLALGSGAAMADDKPVRWKVQSWFPTKLPHVGTQITDISKKVKAVSGNNIQFQVFEPGALIPPAECFDAVSNGAVNACWGISGYYYGKHPALAIYSAVPFGPEWPEMLAFFYYGGGKERYEEIYAKNNIKGIMCGGTVSEASGWFRKEINSVEDLNGLKMRIFGLGAKVVEKLGVSAQLIPAGDIYPALELGTIDAAEFAMPAVDLQLGFHQVAKHYYFPGWHQPATLYELIINMDKWNELSKTQQAQIEMMCGDNVRQAIAEGEAKQAAALKAIEEKGVTAHEWSPEIIQAFRNAWEEVVVEESANYPEFKEAYEHYAKFREEYKPWRQVSTVKDQ, encoded by the coding sequence GTGAGAAAGCCTGTAAGTTGGTATCTAAGAACGGCGACACTGGCCGTTGTAACGGGGTTGGCGCTGGGTAGCGGTGCAGCAATGGCCGATGACAAACCGGTCAGGTGGAAGGTGCAAAGTTGGTTCCCAACCAAGTTACCCCATGTTGGTACGCAAATTACCGACATTTCAAAGAAGGTTAAAGCTGTTTCCGGCAACAATATTCAGTTCCAGGTGTTTGAACCAGGAGCTCTTATTCCGCCGGCCGAGTGTTTCGATGCTGTGTCCAACGGGGCAGTGAATGCTTGTTGGGGGATTTCCGGGTATTACTATGGCAAGCACCCTGCCTTGGCAATATACTCGGCTGTGCCGTTTGGCCCGGAGTGGCCTGAGATGCTGGCATTCTTCTATTACGGTGGCGGCAAAGAACGATACGAAGAAATTTATGCCAAGAACAATATCAAAGGCATTATGTGTGGCGGTACGGTATCTGAGGCGTCAGGATGGTTCAGAAAGGAAATCAATTCCGTCGAGGATCTAAACGGATTGAAAATGCGCATTTTCGGCTTGGGTGCCAAAGTCGTAGAGAAACTGGGTGTGTCTGCTCAGTTGATTCCAGCCGGTGATATTTACCCTGCACTTGAGCTGGGTACGATCGACGCAGCCGAATTTGCCATGCCTGCGGTTGATTTGCAGCTCGGTTTCCATCAGGTGGCCAAGCATTATTATTTCCCTGGCTGGCACCAACCTGCCACGCTGTACGAACTCATCATCAACATGGATAAATGGAACGAGCTGTCCAAAACCCAGCAGGCCCAAATTGAGATGATGTGTGGTGATAACGTTCGGCAGGCTATTGCCGAAGGGGAAGCCAAGCAGGCGGCGGCATTGAAAGCCATTGAAGAAAAAGGTGTGACGGCGCATGAGTGGTCGCCCGAAATTATCCAGGCATTTCGCAATGCGTGGGAAGAAGTGGTCGTTGAAGAGTCTGCCAATTACCCTGAGTTCAAAGAAGCGTATGAACATTACGCCAAGTTCCGCGAAGAATATAAACCGTGGCGTCAGGTTAGTACTGTTAAAGATCAATAA
- a CDS encoding TRAP transporter small permease subunit encodes MLRLSNALGRFVERVGVIAAWSALVLVAVIIIDVVGRHFFSTGSSKLQELEWHLHTILFMFCLGLGYVHNTHVRIEIVSERLGRCALCIIEILGCLLMLLPFCFVVIYYGIELTQRSWEVSEISSSATGLPYRWLIKSAIPLGTLVLAISGISILLRNIVRLFRPDLVSTTTMEVESVEDENPVNITLQSGR; translated from the coding sequence ATGTTGAGGTTGTCGAACGCGCTGGGTCGGTTCGTCGAAAGGGTGGGGGTCATTGCTGCTTGGTCGGCTTTGGTGCTGGTTGCGGTCATTATTATCGACGTCGTAGGGCGTCATTTTTTTTCAACCGGTTCATCCAAACTGCAAGAGCTTGAGTGGCACTTGCACACCATTTTGTTCATGTTTTGTCTGGGTTTGGGCTATGTTCACAACACCCACGTACGTATTGAAATTGTGAGTGAAAGGCTGGGGCGGTGCGCGCTCTGCATTATTGAGATCCTGGGTTGCCTGTTGATGTTGCTGCCGTTTTGTTTTGTTGTCATTTATTACGGTATAGAGCTAACCCAGCGCTCGTGGGAAGTCAGCGAAATTTCGTCGTCCGCCACTGGGCTGCCCTATCGCTGGCTGATCAAATCAGCCATTCCTTTAGGCACGTTGGTGCTTGCAATTAGCGGTATCAGTATTTTGTTGCGCAATATTGTCCGATTGTTCAGGCCGGACCTTGTCTCAACGACCACCATGGAAGTGGAGTCGGTCGAAGACGAGAATCCTGTAAACATAACCTTGCAATCCGGGCGATAA
- a CDS encoding cupin domain-containing protein has protein sequence MSETHFKERLKGKLEPTIGGSTYVDPEKLEWQKSQFDKIWMKVLYRNDDEGEMTVLLKWEPGAVLPFHRHPEIEQSFVLEGSFYDHDGICRAGQYVWRKPGSLHETHSDEGCLLLAIYRKPNVFFNTAGFEKKS, from the coding sequence ATGTCCGAAACACACTTCAAAGAACGCCTTAAAGGCAAACTGGAACCCACCATCGGCGGATCAACTTACGTTGACCCGGAAAAGCTGGAATGGCAAAAATCACAGTTCGATAAAATCTGGATGAAGGTTTTGTACCGGAACGACGATGAAGGCGAAATGACGGTTCTACTCAAATGGGAACCCGGTGCCGTCCTGCCATTTCATCGCCACCCGGAAATTGAACAAAGTTTCGTCCTTGAAGGGTCGTTCTATGATCACGACGGCATATGTCGGGCGGGCCAGTATGTTTGGCGCAAACCCGGGTCATTACATGAAACGCACTCCGACGAAGGCTGCCTGCTTCTGGCTATTTATCGCAAACCAAATGTATTTTTCAACACAGCCGGGTTCGAAAAAAAGAGTTAA
- a CDS encoding TAXI family TRAP transporter solute-binding subunit, with protein sequence MRRIKWLAATALALSTVLCGPAMAQKPQFINVLTGGQSGVYYPLGVALSQIYAQEITNAKATAQVTKASAENMNLLQAGRGELAFALADTVSDAWNGSKEAGFPNKLDKLRGLSATYNNYVQIVANADSGIRSLADLKGKRVSVGAARSGTELNARAVFKAAGLSYDDLGKVEYLPFGESVELMKNRQLDATLQSAGLGVASIRDLATAVDIVVVPVPAETVEKIGNAAYQPSVIPANTYEGQTDDVQTAAIPNFLVTQSEVSDDLAYAMTKAMYENLNKLAAAHNAAKAIKPENAVKGMPVPIHPGAERYYREVGIVK encoded by the coding sequence ATGAGAAGAATAAAATGGCTTGCCGCCACCGCCCTTGCGTTAAGCACGGTCTTATGTGGCCCCGCCATGGCACAGAAGCCGCAATTCATTAACGTATTAACGGGTGGACAAAGCGGTGTGTATTACCCACTAGGCGTTGCCCTATCGCAAATTTATGCACAGGAAATCACCAACGCCAAAGCCACAGCTCAGGTAACCAAAGCATCGGCCGAGAACATGAACCTGCTACAAGCGGGGCGTGGGGAACTGGCTTTTGCATTGGCTGATACGGTCTCAGATGCATGGAATGGCTCTAAAGAAGCCGGGTTTCCCAACAAGTTGGATAAGCTGCGCGGCTTATCGGCCACTTACAACAACTACGTCCAAATCGTCGCTAACGCCGATTCGGGCATTCGTTCCTTGGCCGATCTGAAAGGCAAACGCGTTTCAGTCGGCGCGGCACGTTCGGGCACCGAATTGAATGCCCGAGCCGTCTTTAAAGCGGCCGGGCTTTCTTACGATGACCTGGGCAAGGTTGAATACCTGCCTTTCGGCGAGTCGGTTGAGCTTATGAAAAACCGTCAGCTGGATGCCACACTGCAATCCGCAGGTTTAGGGGTGGCATCCATTCGCGATTTGGCCACCGCGGTTGATATTGTGGTCGTACCGGTCCCCGCTGAAACCGTGGAAAAAATCGGGAATGCGGCTTATCAACCTTCGGTCATACCGGCCAATACCTACGAAGGCCAAACTGACGATGTGCAAACGGCAGCGATTCCCAATTTTCTGGTAACGCAGTCCGAAGTTTCCGACGACCTAGCCTACGCGATGACAAAAGCAATGTACGAGAACCTAAACAAGCTCGCCGCCGCCCACAACGCAGCCAAGGCCATTAAACCTGAAAATGCGGTGAAGGGAATGCCGGTGCCAATTCATCCGGGTGCAGAACGCTACTACCGTGAAGTGGGCATTGTGAAGTAG
- a CDS encoding TRAP transporter large permease, whose translation MDIISNLPLFMFVMLAVLMFTGYPVAFVLGGTALTFGLIGFYVDYFALIEFYNITARIWGSVAEKPILVAIPMFIFMGTMLERSGIAIDLLHCLQVLLRRVPGGLAISVTMMGTILAATTGIVGASVIMMTLLALPVMLQRGYQVQLSTGTIAASGTLGILIPPSIMLVILADLLAVSVGSLFMGALFPGLVLAALYMVYIFVVCMVKPKLAPRMHADEAPADSAELWSLIFRSFIPPVFLIVLVLGSIFFGWATPTEAGGVGAFGAILLAAAKRNLKFSVMKDVLVRSAKTNAMLFMIFLGATAFSYVFRSLGGDDIIAEFFDNLGVGPVGVLVLMLLVVFVMGFFFDWIEIILIILPVFTPILETMDLGSHVAQSDFLVWFAILLAVNLQTSYLTPPFGYALFYMKGAKIPGVTMQHIYAGIIPFVILQLIGLALVALFPEIVLWLPRKLGL comes from the coding sequence ATGGACATTATTAGCAATCTTCCCCTGTTTATGTTTGTCATGCTGGCCGTGTTGATGTTTACCGGCTACCCCGTTGCGTTTGTGCTTGGCGGAACGGCGCTTACTTTTGGCCTTATTGGTTTTTATGTTGATTATTTTGCGTTAATCGAGTTTTACAACATCACCGCTCGCATCTGGGGTAGCGTGGCTGAAAAGCCCATTCTTGTCGCTATACCCATGTTTATTTTCATGGGAACCATGCTCGAGCGAAGCGGCATTGCCATCGACCTTTTGCATTGCCTGCAAGTGTTGTTAAGGCGGGTGCCCGGTGGGCTGGCGATTTCCGTCACCATGATGGGAACTATTTTGGCGGCGACGACCGGTATTGTGGGTGCCTCGGTCATCATGATGACGCTGCTTGCTTTGCCTGTGATGTTGCAACGCGGGTATCAGGTGCAGCTTTCAACCGGTACGATCGCTGCTTCCGGCACTTTGGGTATTTTGATTCCGCCCAGCATCATGCTGGTCATTCTGGCTGATCTTTTGGCCGTGTCGGTGGGTTCCTTGTTCATGGGTGCCTTGTTTCCAGGGCTGGTGCTCGCGGCCTTGTACATGGTTTACATTTTTGTTGTTTGCATGGTCAAGCCTAAGCTGGCGCCGCGCATGCATGCCGATGAGGCGCCAGCCGACAGCGCCGAACTATGGTCTTTGATTTTCCGCAGCTTTATCCCGCCGGTTTTCCTGATTGTGTTGGTGCTGGGTTCCATATTTTTTGGTTGGGCAACTCCCACTGAGGCCGGTGGTGTAGGAGCTTTCGGTGCAATACTGCTTGCGGCGGCGAAACGGAATTTGAAATTTTCAGTGATGAAAGATGTACTGGTGCGGTCCGCCAAAACCAACGCTATGCTCTTTATGATTTTTTTGGGCGCGACGGCATTTTCTTACGTTTTCCGCTCTTTGGGGGGCGATGACATTATTGCCGAGTTCTTTGATAACTTGGGCGTTGGCCCTGTAGGTGTGCTGGTATTAATGTTGCTTGTTGTTTTCGTGATGGGTTTCTTTTTCGACTGGATTGAAATTATTCTGATTATTTTGCCCGTTTTTACCCCCATTCTGGAAACAATGGATTTGGGAAGTCATGTTGCACAAAGCGACTTTTTGGTGTGGTTTGCCATTTTGCTGGCGGTTAATCTGCAAACCTCTTATCTGACACCGCCGTTTGGGTACGCCTTGTTCTACATGAAGGGGGCGAAGATACCCGGTGTGACCATGCAACATATTTATGCGGGGATTATTCCTTTTGTCATTCTGCAGTTGATTGGCCTTGCATTGGTGGCATTGTTCCCGGAAATCGTTTTGTGGTTGCCCAGAAAGCTCGGTTTGTGA